The Chitinophaga flava genome has a segment encoding these proteins:
- a CDS encoding lipocalin-like domain-containing protein, with translation MKNIVYLVFMMSFSFVQGQNNKETTIYKDQQQFWGTWSLISVENINADGSKIFPYGEHPVGMLLFTKEGKYAVQILKANRSKVLANDKAKATTEENAMLVQGNNSHFGTYTMDEDKQVIVFNVQHAFYPNWEGISQVRTYSLKNNLLTYTVTTPTSGGAAVAKVVWKKD, from the coding sequence ATGAAGAATATAGTATATCTCGTCTTTATGATGTCTTTCTCTTTTGTACAAGGACAAAATAATAAAGAAACAACAATTTATAAGGACCAGCAACAATTTTGGGGTACATGGTCGCTTATCTCAGTTGAGAATATAAATGCGGATGGCAGTAAAATTTTTCCTTATGGCGAACATCCCGTAGGAATGCTCCTATTTACTAAGGAAGGGAAGTACGCTGTTCAGATATTAAAAGCTAATCGAAGTAAAGTTCTTGCCAATGATAAAGCTAAAGCTACCACAGAAGAAAATGCGATGTTAGTGCAAGGAAATAATTCTCATTTTGGAACCTATACTATGGATGAGGATAAACAGGTTATTGTATTCAATGTACAACATGCTTTCTATCCAAATTGGGAGGGTATTTCGCAAGTGCGTACTTATTCGTTAAAAAATAATCTTCTGACGTATACCGTGACTACGCCTACAAGCGGGGGAGCTGCGGTGGCGAAAGTTGTATGGAAGAAAGACTAG
- a CDS encoding short chain dehydrogenase, producing MKILMIGAGGTIGKMVTPALKGHEVITVGRNTGDITADISLEVAVDNLFNRVSNIDAVICTAGDSVTDNLSKMNKDQFMVGIHQKLCLQINLVLSGMKYLKDNGSFTLISGKMGEFPVNGSSGKALVNGAINSFVMAAAQEMPRGIRLNVISPSKVSDIDENELIEAYVRCLETAINGEIIRVGYNKQ from the coding sequence ATGAAAATTTTAATGATTGGTGCAGGTGGCACTATTGGTAAGATGGTCACACCGGCCCTGAAAGGGCATGAGGTGATCACGGTGGGAAGAAATACCGGGGACATTACGGCTGATATCTCTTTAGAGGTCGCCGTGGATAATTTATTTAATCGGGTGTCAAATATTGATGCTGTCATTTGTACTGCTGGCGATAGTGTTACAGATAACCTGTCAAAGATGAATAAAGACCAATTTATGGTTGGTATTCACCAGAAGTTATGCCTACAGATTAACCTGGTGCTTTCCGGTATGAAATATCTGAAGGATAATGGTTCGTTCACACTTATATCCGGAAAAATGGGTGAGTTTCCTGTTAATGGTTCATCGGGAAAAGCACTTGTCAATGGAGCGATCAATAGTTTTGTAATGGCTGCGGCGCAGGAAATGCCGAGAGGGATAAGACTAAATGTTATCAGCCCTTCTAAGGTTTCGGATATTGATGAGAATGAATTGATAGAGGCTTATGTAAGATGTCTTGAAACAGCAATAAATGGGGAAATTATAAGAGTAGGCTATAATAAACAGTAA
- a CDS encoding AraC family transcriptional regulator, whose translation MGRDTLHQQYEIEWKELQRFEKPLKRNNFFELIYVIEGTGVQFVNKHQFNYRKGNLFLLTPKDIYSFDIDQKTCFFFLRFNESYIREKSGKDQDTVTQVAYIIQNASHRPGCILKNKTDKPLIALLVNAISDEQTRQQIYYTRVSEQIISTIITVVARNIALKLPKNIKENTGEPILEILNFIQVNIFEPKKLKTENLSRHFNISTNYLGRYFKKQTGETLQSYITHYKIRLVETRLLHSDMRMSEIAYELSFTDESHLNRTFKRYNGISPTEFRKTGKKM comes from the coding sequence ATGGGGCGAGACACTTTACATCAACAATATGAAATCGAATGGAAGGAACTACAGCGTTTCGAAAAGCCATTAAAACGCAATAATTTCTTTGAACTCATTTATGTTATAGAGGGGACCGGCGTACAGTTTGTCAATAAGCACCAGTTTAATTATCGGAAAGGAAATTTATTCTTATTAACCCCCAAGGACATTTACTCCTTTGATATTGACCAAAAGACCTGTTTCTTTTTTCTAAGATTTAATGAATCATATATTAGAGAAAAATCAGGCAAGGACCAGGATACGGTGACGCAAGTAGCGTACATTATACAAAATGCCAGCCACAGGCCGGGATGCATCTTAAAAAACAAAACGGACAAACCTTTAATTGCTTTACTGGTAAATGCCATATCTGATGAACAGACCAGACAACAGATCTATTATACCCGTGTTTCGGAACAGATTATCAGTACCATTATTACTGTTGTAGCAAGAAATATTGCGTTAAAATTACCCAAGAATATAAAGGAAAATACAGGCGAGCCTATTTTGGAAATATTGAATTTTATACAAGTAAATATTTTTGAGCCCAAGAAGCTTAAAACTGAAAATTTAAGCCGTCATTTTAATATTTCAACAAACTATCTGGGCAGGTATTTCAAAAAGCAAACCGGTGAAACACTTCAGAGCTATATTACTCATTATAAGATCAGATTGGTGGAAACCAGACTATTGCACAGTGATATGCGCATGAGTGAAATTGCCTATGAACTTAGCTTCACGGACGAAAGTCATCTAAACCGTACCTTCAAAAGGTATAATGGAATAAGCCCCACTGAGTTCAGGAAAACAGGAAAAAAAATGTAA
- a CDS encoding GNAT family N-acetyltransferase, with product MEIRTLKFGDDLWNPIIEYAQNCSWKAGPVLAKQMQENVFIDWQRVFAAYEGQHIAGYCTITETDVIPSVSYTPYIGFVFVGEEYRGQRLSEQMIKFALAYAKNVGFKEVYLVSREKGLYEKYGFVKIDQKENSTGYDDQIFRITV from the coding sequence ATGGAAATCAGGACATTGAAATTTGGTGATGATCTGTGGAACCCGATCATCGAATATGCCCAAAACTGCTCATGGAAAGCAGGCCCTGTTCTGGCGAAGCAGATGCAGGAAAATGTATTTATAGACTGGCAAAGAGTTTTTGCAGCATATGAAGGGCAACATATTGCCGGTTATTGCACCATTACGGAAACAGATGTTATTCCAAGTGTAAGCTACACTCCCTATATAGGGTTCGTGTTTGTTGGTGAAGAATATCGCGGTCAGCGTTTAAGTGAACAAATGATAAAATTTGCGCTGGCCTATGCAAAGAACGTAGGATTTAAAGAAGTATATCTTGTAAGCAGAGAAAAAGGGCTTTATGAAAAGTACGGATTTGTAAAAATTGACCAAAAGGAAAACAGCACGGGCTACGATGACCAGATTTTTCGTATTACGGTATAG
- a CDS encoding M57 family metalloprotease yields the protein MKHSNGFYISAIVCIASLTLLFSSCSKKDTALNDPSPAPTVEEMTNYLANQGFDRKHIVFEKDRVIIEDDIIITISDLKRRVADSKSGPNTEQRRGPYIVGNAYNTNIKFYLEPGIPTVWRTAIEGAVNNWNAVNGTRLGMSIVSSAASANTRVFMGYEDANWIARAYLPGSDSKPGVTVEINSKYNSLSATQQLFAITHEFGHTIGFHHTNQTNGTLIPGTPASDPNSVMNSTVLPWNGFTTWDIRATQILYPQ from the coding sequence ATGAAGCACTCTAATGGATTTTACATTAGCGCAATCGTCTGTATTGCCTCTTTAACCCTCCTCTTCTCCTCCTGCTCCAAAAAAGACACGGCATTGAACGACCCATCACCAGCCCCTACAGTAGAAGAAATGACGAACTACCTGGCCAATCAGGGATTTGACCGAAAGCATATTGTCTTCGAAAAAGATCGTGTTATTATCGAAGATGACATTATTATCACCATTTCCGACCTTAAACGCCGTGTTGCTGACTCGAAATCGGGGCCTAACACAGAACAACGGCGCGGTCCTTACATTGTAGGTAATGCTTACAACACCAACATCAAGTTTTACCTTGAGCCCGGCATCCCTACTGTCTGGAGAACAGCGATCGAAGGTGCGGTGAACAACTGGAACGCCGTGAATGGCACCCGATTGGGAATGTCTATTGTATCCTCGGCAGCAAGCGCCAATACCCGGGTTTTTATGGGTTATGAAGACGCCAACTGGATCGCGAGAGCCTATCTGCCAGGATCAGACAGCAAGCCAGGGGTAACCGTTGAAATTAATTCCAAGTATAATAGTCTTTCTGCCACTCAGCAGCTGTTTGCCATCACCCATGAATTTGGCCATACAATAGGCTTCCATCATACCAACCAGACTAACGGTACATTAATACCTGGAACGCCGGCTTCAGATCCCAACTCTGTGATGAATTCAACCGTGCTGCCATGGAATGGATTCACGACATGGGATATCCGTGCTACACAGATATTATATCCGCAATAG
- a CDS encoding zinc-binding dehydrogenase — protein MKAIVIENYGGPEVLRLKEVPTPSITDHSQVLVKVRATSVNPLDYQIRRGDYTSLFDLPIITGHDISGDVIAVGEAVKQWRPGDKVYYSPRFGGTGSYAAYHLAEESSLSRMPDNLSYEEAAAMPLIGGTVWEMLAVRAKLKKGDTILILGGAGGVGTLAIQVAKALGAFVYTTGQSILHEKLQLLGADVVIDHHKKNYVEEIQAYTKGKGVDVIIDTIGGSTLSDSPLALANYGSIVTLVDIAQPQNLIHTWEKNATYHFVFTRQSRDELHHITGLIETKHVKPIIDSIYPIEDVRKAHQRMEDTKRDRPLFGKIVLSL, from the coding sequence ATGAAAGCAATTGTAATTGAAAATTATGGCGGACCAGAAGTTCTCCGGTTAAAAGAAGTGCCTACTCCTTCCATTACAGATCATTCCCAGGTACTGGTGAAGGTAAGAGCGACCTCGGTAAATCCGCTCGATTATCAGATAAGGCGAGGCGACTATACATCGCTGTTTGATTTACCAATTATAACTGGCCATGATATTTCTGGCGACGTTATAGCAGTAGGTGAAGCAGTGAAACAATGGCGACCTGGTGATAAAGTCTATTATTCTCCACGTTTTGGGGGCACCGGTAGTTATGCAGCGTATCACCTTGCAGAAGAATCGTCACTATCCAGGATGCCCGACAATCTTAGCTACGAAGAAGCTGCCGCAATGCCGCTTATTGGCGGAACAGTATGGGAAATGCTTGCCGTAAGGGCTAAATTGAAAAAAGGAGATACTATACTTATCCTTGGAGGTGCAGGTGGAGTTGGTACATTGGCAATACAAGTTGCTAAAGCATTAGGAGCATTTGTATATACAACAGGGCAAAGCATTTTACATGAAAAACTTCAGCTTCTTGGAGCGGACGTAGTCATCGACCATCATAAAAAAAACTATGTCGAGGAAATACAGGCATATACCAAAGGGAAAGGAGTAGATGTAATTATTGATACCATCGGAGGCAGTACACTCTCAGACAGTCCGCTTGCCTTGGCTAACTATGGTTCAATTGTAACACTGGTTGATATTGCACAGCCGCAAAACCTGATTCACACCTGGGAAAAAAATGCTACCTATCATTTCGTTTTTACCCGGCAAAGCAGGGATGAACTCCATCATATTACCGGATTAATTGAAACCAAACATGTAAAGCCAATTATAGATAGTATCTATCCAATTGAAGATGTCAGAAAAGCCCATCAAAGAATGGAAGACACAAAACGAGACAGACCTTTATTTGGTAAAATTGTTCTGTCGTTGTAA
- a CDS encoding ArsR/SmtB family transcription factor — MELITVFKALSNETRLNILIWLKEPLLHFPAEELEDYDANLGVCVSDITKKAGLSPSTTSDYLSLLQKCGLIEATRVGQWTYYKRNEGAIKTMNKLIQKAF; from the coding sequence ATGGAATTAATTACGGTTTTTAAAGCGCTTAGTAATGAAACTAGATTAAACATACTTATTTGGCTCAAAGAGCCCCTTCTTCACTTTCCTGCTGAGGAACTGGAGGACTATGATGCCAATCTGGGTGTTTGCGTAAGCGACATTACCAAAAAGGCTGGTTTATCGCCCTCTACAACGTCAGATTACCTGAGTTTACTACAAAAATGCGGGCTTATCGAAGCTACCCGGGTTGGGCAGTGGACCTATTATAAACGTAATGAAGGGGCGATTAAAACAATGAACAAATTAATCCAAAAAGCATTCTGA
- a CDS encoding DUF6340 family protein — MPTKTCLQKLLFITLITITCISCKSTELVHISVLQPAPVTIPAYVKSPGVVNRTTVNSKNKALDIVDKIFSLEGAQLDKEGAQSSVNGLTDELRRNSRFSDVKELGELDLTTNAPGLFSAPLSWETVDKICREHHVDALFSLELFDTDSKINYAATPVSLKTPLGNVPGIEHRASMLTSVKTGWRIYDPASRNILDEFPLTRDLTFSGKGINPVAAAGALINRKEAVKEVSVQAGQYYGMRIIPYRTRVTRDYYVKGTDNFRTARRKAQTGNWNGAAELWKKETTNPNNTVAGRACYNMAIICEINGELDLAIKWSQKAYEEYNNRLALNYIRLLKNRQVRNELLKQQQVE; from the coding sequence ATGCCTACAAAAACCTGCCTACAAAAACTGCTTTTCATTACATTAATAACGATCACCTGTATTTCCTGCAAGTCTACCGAGCTGGTTCACATTAGTGTATTGCAACCGGCGCCTGTGACGATACCGGCCTATGTTAAAAGTCCCGGTGTTGTGAACAGGACTACCGTTAACTCAAAGAACAAGGCGTTAGACATCGTTGACAAGATATTCAGCCTGGAAGGTGCACAGCTTGACAAGGAAGGGGCGCAAAGTAGCGTGAACGGGCTTACCGACGAACTGCGGAGGAACAGCCGTTTCAGCGATGTAAAAGAGCTGGGCGAGCTGGATTTAACTACCAATGCCCCGGGACTTTTCTCTGCGCCGCTCTCTTGGGAAACCGTTGACAAAATATGCCGGGAACATCATGTGGACGCCCTCTTCTCGCTGGAGCTTTTTGACACCGATTCGAAGATCAACTATGCCGCTACACCGGTTTCTTTAAAAACACCGCTGGGCAATGTACCAGGTATAGAGCATCGGGCCAGTATGCTAACCAGTGTAAAAACGGGCTGGCGGATCTATGATCCCGCCAGCAGGAATATCCTGGATGAATTTCCTCTTACCAGGGATCTTACTTTCTCTGGCAAGGGCATCAACCCTGTCGCCGCGGCCGGCGCACTGATCAACCGCAAAGAGGCGGTAAAGGAAGTGAGCGTACAAGCTGGGCAATATTATGGCATGCGAATTATTCCCTATCGGACAAGGGTAACAAGAGATTACTATGTGAAAGGCACTGACAATTTCAGGACAGCCCGGCGTAAAGCGCAAACCGGCAACTGGAACGGCGCAGCTGAACTATGGAAGAAAGAGACCACGAACCCTAACAACACCGTGGCTGGCAGGGCCTGCTATAATATGGCCATCATCTGTGAGATTAACGGGGAGCTGGACCTTGCGATCAAATGGTCGCAGAAGGCTTACGAGGAATATAATAACCGCCTTGCGCTGAATTATATTCGGTTGCTGAAGAACAGGCAGGTCCGCAACGAACTGCTGAAACAGCAGCAGGTGGAATAA
- a CDS encoding nuclear transport factor 2 family protein: METLASKVGVEEEKHLILLTLNDYLQGRPVKDIERLRGAFHVDAYIRTIIDGKLVQWTLPQYLDLVAQAALQECQPELLSYTWDGDTGSAHVQLTFATFRFIDRFNLIKLDGKWLIVDKISYRQEL, translated from the coding sequence ATGGAAACTCTAGCAAGCAAAGTCGGCGTAGAAGAAGAAAAGCACCTGATCCTACTTACTCTTAATGATTATCTTCAAGGGCGTCCGGTAAAAGATATCGAAAGGCTCCGGGGCGCATTTCACGTTGATGCCTACATCAGGACCATCATAGATGGAAAGTTGGTTCAGTGGACACTGCCACAATATCTGGACCTGGTTGCCCAGGCAGCATTACAGGAATGCCAACCCGAACTCCTCTCCTATACCTGGGATGGAGACACCGGGTCTGCCCACGTGCAATTGACTTTTGCCACCTTTCGGTTCATTGATCGGTTTAACCTGATAAAGTTAGACGGGAAATGGCTGATCGTGGATAAGATCTCCTATCGACAAGAATTATAG
- a CDS encoding helix-turn-helix domain-containing protein — MSDTESIEQFYQHKFNHAPNGVELDSGHFNVFDLAETIGPGKPRPYQRRDFYKIMLIRGDNIFHYADKSIPANGAALTFFNPDVPYKCEQRGSTSGYFCIFKEGFFSDHLRSSLKDLPVFTPGSSPIFLLNKQQERLIEDIFSKMRSEITTDYPFKYNLIRSYVTELIHQAMKLQPMEQIYQQTDANARITAVFRELLERQFPISSGAQQFKLRSAADYAGMLNIHVNHLNRAVRTTTGKTTTRLISERLLSEARALLAHTNWNIAEIGYCLGFEEAGNFNHFFKKNTGITPGTYRQQIS; from the coding sequence ATGTCTGACACTGAATCCATTGAACAATTTTATCAGCATAAATTTAACCACGCACCCAACGGTGTAGAGCTGGACAGTGGTCATTTCAATGTTTTTGATTTGGCTGAAACCATAGGCCCTGGCAAGCCCAGGCCCTACCAACGCCGTGACTTCTATAAAATAATGCTGATACGTGGAGACAATATCTTTCACTATGCAGACAAGAGCATTCCCGCAAATGGGGCTGCGTTAACCTTTTTTAACCCGGATGTACCTTATAAGTGTGAGCAACGTGGCTCAACCTCAGGCTACTTCTGTATCTTCAAAGAAGGCTTTTTCAGCGATCATTTGCGAAGCAGCCTGAAAGACTTACCTGTCTTTACACCAGGGAGCAGCCCCATATTCCTGCTTAATAAACAACAGGAACGCCTAATCGAAGATATTTTCAGCAAGATGCGAAGTGAAATCACGACTGATTATCCTTTTAAATATAATCTGATCAGAAGTTATGTTACTGAATTAATCCATCAGGCTATGAAGCTGCAGCCGATGGAACAGATTTATCAGCAGACCGATGCCAATGCCCGGATAACTGCGGTGTTCCGCGAGTTATTGGAACGACAATTTCCAATCAGTTCCGGTGCTCAGCAATTCAAATTACGTTCTGCAGCCGATTATGCCGGAATGCTGAATATTCATGTCAACCATCTAAACCGGGCCGTTCGGACAACGACCGGCAAAACCACAACAAGGCTGATCAGCGAACGCCTACTAAGTGAAGCCAGGGCACTACTGGCACATACCAACTGGAATATCGCTGAAATTGGTTACTGTCTGGGTTTTGAAGAGGCAGGAAATTTCAATCATTTCTTCAAAAAAAATACAGGCATCACACCGGGTACTTACCGGCAGCAAATCTCTTAA
- a CDS encoding SDR family oxidoreductase, which produces MKNKTWYITGASKGLGLALVKKLLDAGYNVAATSRQVSALKAAVGNVSDNQFLPLEVDLTNAQSIDESIAKAHQHFNGLDVIVNNAGFGIGGSAEELTLEEIRTNFEINVFATISVVHSALPYLRQQRSGHIINISSIAGFAPSAGWSLYNAAKFAVTGFTDSLALDIAELGIKATVVMPGAFRTEFLTDSSLLIAKNRIEDYQTVHAVHDRYKTLSGKQTGDPNKAADALIALANDPEPPVRVFLGSDALTRATEKISQMTQALDKNKSIALSTDYNA; this is translated from the coding sequence ATGAAAAACAAAACATGGTATATAACCGGTGCATCTAAAGGATTGGGGCTTGCTTTGGTTAAAAAATTATTGGATGCAGGCTACAATGTAGCCGCCACATCACGCCAGGTATCAGCGCTAAAAGCTGCTGTAGGCAATGTAAGTGATAACCAATTTCTACCATTGGAAGTTGACCTGACGAATGCACAATCAATAGATGAGTCGATTGCGAAAGCACATCAGCATTTCAACGGGTTGGATGTGATCGTCAACAATGCCGGGTTCGGTATAGGCGGCTCCGCAGAGGAGCTGACACTGGAGGAGATACGAACAAATTTTGAAATCAATGTTTTTGCCACCATCAGTGTGGTGCATAGCGCATTGCCATACCTGCGCCAACAGCGCTCGGGACATATTATCAACATTTCTTCGATAGCTGGTTTTGCACCAAGCGCAGGGTGGAGCCTTTATAACGCCGCCAAATTTGCAGTAACGGGTTTTACGGATTCTCTGGCACTGGATATAGCCGAACTGGGCATTAAAGCGACAGTCGTTATGCCGGGTGCCTTTCGTACAGAATTTCTGACTGACAGTTCGCTGCTCATAGCAAAGAACCGCATAGAGGATTACCAAACTGTCCATGCAGTGCATGACCGCTATAAAACGCTGAGTGGCAAACAGACTGGCGACCCAAACAAAGCAGCAGATGCATTGATCGCGCTGGCCAATGATCCGGAACCACCGGTAAGAGTATTCCTCGGCAGCGACGCCCTGACAAGAGCGACGGAGAAAATATCACAAATGACGCAGGCACTTGACAAAAATAAGTCAATAGCATTGAGCACGGATTATAATGCCTGA
- a CDS encoding helix-turn-helix domain-containing protein — translation MRKIQTLRTIKDFHQTRGLNPPEHPLISIVDYADVHLLPEYFDSNWTLDFYLISLKKNIGSKVKYGQQTYDFDEGVMFFIAPGQVFRIEQTTGSPGNRSGWMLLIHPDFFWNTSLAKEIKKCEYFGYAIHEALFVSKKEEDILMDIIRNIRREYHTNIDKFSQGIIISQIETLLKYSERFYNRQFITRKRAGHQMLDQLEILFEEYFSDDIASAKGLPSVQYFAEKLHLSPKYLSTMLKTLTGQTAQQFIHEKLIALAKEKLSITNLSVSEIAYNLGFEHTQSFNKLFKSKTSLTPLEFRKSFDLN, via the coding sequence ATGAGGAAAATTCAAACATTAAGGACAATTAAGGACTTTCATCAAACCAGAGGTCTTAATCCCCCGGAGCATCCCTTAATCAGTATCGTGGATTATGCGGATGTACATTTGCTGCCTGAATACTTTGACTCTAATTGGACACTTGATTTTTATTTGATATCACTTAAAAAAAATATTGGCAGCAAAGTAAAGTACGGTCAGCAGACCTATGATTTTGACGAAGGCGTAATGTTCTTTATCGCTCCGGGCCAGGTATTCCGCATAGAACAGACAACTGGCTCACCCGGCAATAGATCTGGCTGGATGTTGCTCATCCACCCGGACTTTTTCTGGAATACGTCTTTGGCTAAAGAAATAAAGAAGTGTGAGTATTTCGGTTATGCAATCCATGAGGCGCTGTTTGTGTCCAAAAAGGAAGAGGACATCTTAATGGATATCATCAGAAACATCAGGCGGGAATATCACACCAATATTGACAAATTTAGTCAGGGAATTATTATTTCCCAGATTGAAACGCTGCTTAAATACTCCGAGCGATTTTACAATCGGCAGTTTATTACCCGAAAACGAGCCGGCCATCAAATGCTGGACCAATTGGAAATATTATTTGAGGAGTATTTTAGCGATGACATCGCCAGTGCCAAAGGTCTGCCTTCGGTGCAGTATTTCGCAGAGAAGTTACATCTGTCACCGAAATATTTAAGCACTATGCTCAAAACCCTGACAGGACAAACTGCTCAGCAGTTTATTCACGAGAAACTGATAGCATTAGCCAAAGAGAAATTGTCAATCACTAACCTGAGCGTAAGCGAAATAGCTTATAATTTGGGGTTTGAGCATACACAGTCATTTAACAAACTGTTTAAAAGCAAAACCTCCCTTACACCGCTGGAATTCCGAAAATCATTTGATCTGAACTGA
- a CDS encoding NmrA family NAD(P)-binding protein yields the protein MNIVLTGSIGNIGRPLTEMLVNNGHAVTVISSNASRQKDIELLGAKAVIGKLQDVDFLAETFKGADIVYLMETMEAVGDMFDKSVDFISAITAIGQNYKEAVERSGVKKVIHLSSIGAHTNKGTGIIRFHNIVETLLRQLPADISIKFIRPGSFYINLFSSIHNIRTQGAIISNYGGDVKEPWVSPKDIAAVIAGEVDRPFEGKTIRYVASDEISPNEIARALGEAIGKPDLKWLVIPSQQLLDSWLSIGFNEQVAKGFVELQESQGNGTLYEDYNQHKPSLGKVKLKDFVKDFAEAYNRE from the coding sequence ATGAACATCGTACTCACAGGCTCGATTGGCAACATTGGCAGACCACTCACTGAAATGCTGGTAAATAACGGGCATGCAGTCACTGTTATCAGCAGTAATGCCAGTCGTCAGAAAGACATTGAACTACTGGGTGCTAAGGCAGTCATTGGCAAATTGCAGGATGTGGATTTCCTGGCAGAAACCTTCAAAGGTGCTGACATCGTATACCTTATGGAAACAATGGAAGCTGTTGGCGACATGTTTGATAAATCAGTTGACTTTATCAGTGCCATTACTGCAATCGGCCAGAATTACAAAGAAGCAGTAGAGCGCTCCGGCGTAAAGAAAGTTATACATCTCAGCAGCATCGGCGCGCATACGAATAAGGGAACAGGTATCATCCGTTTCCACAATATTGTAGAGACACTTCTTCGCCAGCTGCCGGCCGACATATCCATCAAGTTCATTCGTCCGGGCAGCTTCTACATCAACCTGTTTTCCTCTATTCATAATATCAGGACCCAGGGAGCCATCATTTCCAATTATGGCGGTGATGTTAAAGAGCCATGGGTCTCTCCGAAAGATATTGCTGCCGTCATTGCCGGGGAAGTGGACAGACCATTTGAGGGTAAAACAATACGCTACGTGGCAAGCGATGAGATCTCTCCCAATGAGATCGCCAGGGCTCTGGGAGAAGCCATCGGCAAACCCGACCTGAAATGGCTTGTTATTCCAAGCCAACAGCTGCTGGATAGCTGGCTGAGCATTGGTTTTAATGAACAGGTAGCCAAGGGCTTTGTCGAACTGCAGGAAAGCCAGGGTAACGGCACTCTTTACGAAGATTACAATCAACATAAACCGTCGTTAGGAAAGGTGAAGCTGAAAGACTTCGTCAAAGACTTTGCCGAAGCTTATAACAGGGAATAG
- a CDS encoding prolyl-tRNA synthetase associated domain-containing protein: MFFVSEIKETEPSEFKTPLQRMVYEMFREKEVKYERVDTDPAITMEDCVRIDERLNVKTVKTLFLCNRQQTNFYLVVTTAEKPFKTSDLSAELEISRLSFAPVDLLKSILGTDVGAVTVFGLMLDKQLNVQLVIDRDVLTEEWYGCSDGTTTSYLKLSTEWVLNEFIPAIGHAPKFVQL; encoded by the coding sequence ATGTTTTTTGTTAGTGAGATAAAAGAAACCGAGCCATCTGAATTCAAAACACCATTGCAGCGGATGGTGTATGAAATGTTCAGGGAGAAAGAAGTGAAATATGAAAGGGTAGATACTGATCCTGCGATAACAATGGAAGATTGTGTCAGGATAGATGAACGACTGAACGTGAAAACGGTAAAAACACTTTTTCTCTGCAATCGTCAGCAGACCAACTTCTATTTAGTAGTGACCACTGCGGAAAAGCCTTTTAAAACAAGTGATCTGAGTGCAGAACTGGAGATTTCCCGTTTGTCCTTTGCGCCTGTGGACTTGCTGAAGTCCATACTTGGAACAGATGTTGGTGCTGTTACCGTCTTCGGACTGATGCTGGATAAACAATTGAATGTACAGCTGGTGATTGACAGGGATGTTCTCACAGAGGAATGGTACGGCTGCAGCGATGGCACCACTACCAGTTATCTCAAACTTAGCACGGAATGGGTACTGAACGAATTTATTCCTGCTATCGGGCATGCCCCGAAATTCGTGCAGCTATAG